The Eggerthella guodeyinii sequence TTGGTGACGTAGAACACGAGGAACAGCGGGATGGCGGCGGCCATGAGGCGCACCACCGTGGTGAGCGCCGCCCGCAGGCTGTCCGTGCCGATGTAGCCCCACGGCAGCTCCACCAGCACCGCTCCGCTCGGCGTCGTGAGAATCTGGACGATGGCGAGGATCAGCGAGAACGCGAACACCGCTTTCGCCAGGCCGATGGTGGGTTTGACCATGCCGCACGTCGCGGCCAGCGCGAACCCGACCGCCAGCATCGCGGCCAGGAACACGAGGTTGCTCGAGCAGAAGCACGCGAGCGCGAACGCCACGGCCGCCACCAGCTTGGCCACCGGGTTCATGCGGTGCAGCAGGCTGGTGCCGGGCACGTATTCGAGAAACGAGCTCATGCGCACACGCCCCTTTCGACATCCTGGGTTGTTCGAGCCTGCGCCGCGACGGCGGCCAGCATCTCGTCCACCGTGTTGGCGCGGGCGACGGCCGTCTCGGCGAGCTGCGGCATCTCGCACGCCAGCTCAAGCGACAAGTCAACGATCTGCGGCGGAACGAGCGAGGCGCGCTCGAGCGTGTCGCGATTGCGCAGCACGTCGAACGTGGGGGCGTCGTCCACCACCGTGCCGCCGCTCATCACGATGCAACGCTCGGCGTAGTCCGCCACCACCTCCATGTCGTGGCATACCATGACCACCGTCGTGCCCCGCTCGTGGATGCGGCGGATGATGTCCATCACCTTCACGCACTCGCGGTAGTCCAGGCCCGTGGTGGGCTCGTCGAGCACCACCACCGGCGGCGCAAGCACCACGATGGACGCGAGCGCCAGCAGCTGGCGCGCGCCGCGGTTCAGCAGGAACGGGTCGTCGTCGGCGTTGAAATGGAACTCCTCGATGATGTCCTGCACGCGCGCATCGGCGTCCGGGCCGTCCGCCCCAAGCGCCTTGAAGCCGAACAGCAGCTCCTCGCGCACCGTGTTGCAGCAGATCTGGCTGTCGGGATTCTGGAACAGGAAGCCCACGCGCCGCGCAAGCTCGCTCGTCCGCAGATCGGTCGTAGGCACGCCGTCGATGAGCACCTGGCCGGCATCGGGCTTGAGCAGCCCGTTGATCAGGCGCATCGTGGTCGATTTCCCGGCCCCGTTCGTGCCCACGAACGCGACGAACTCGCCGTCGCGGATCGTGAAGCTGACGCCCTTCAAGATGGGGAGCGACGCGTCGTAGGACGCGCGCACGTCGTCGAACTCGATCATGCGAGCACCTCCTTCAAAGCCTCGCGCGCTTCGCGCACGTTGCGGACGGACGCGCCGCCGTACAGGCCCTCGGCGCGCAGACGGTTCATGAGGGTGGTCGAGCGCGGGCAGTTGACGCCGATCCGCTTGAGCTCGTCGCTGTGCTCCAGCACCTTCGCGGGCTCGTCGGCGAAGCGGATGCGCCCCTCGTCGACGATGACCAGCAGGTCGGCGTACTGGGACAGCAGGGCGATCTTCTGCTCCACCACCACGACGGTGGTGCCGTGCTCGCGCGCATAGCGTGCCAACAGGTCGAACACCGTGCGCGAACTCAGAGGATCGAGCTCGGCGGTGGGCTCGTCCAGCACGAGCACCCGCGGGTTCAGCGCCAGGATGGACGCGATGGCCACCTTCTGCTTCTGCCCGCCGGACAGCGACGAGATCACGCGGTCTCGCACGTCGGAGATGCCCATGTCGGCCAGTGCCCGGCTCACGCGGCCCTCGATCTGGTCGCGCGGCACGCCGAAGTTCTCGAGGCCGTAGAGCACCTCGTCCTCCACAACCGACGTGACGAACTGGCTGTCGACGTCCTGGCAGACGCTGCCCACCACCTGCGACACGTCGGTCAGCGCAACCTCGCAGGTGTCGAGCCCGTCGATGACGACGGAGCCGTAGAAGTCGCCCGGATAGCAATGCGGGATGATGCCGTTCAGCGCGTAGGTCAGGGTCGATTTGCCCGAGCCGGCGGCCCCGGTGACGCCGACGAACGCGCCGTCCGGGATGGTGAGGTCAATGCCGCTCACCACCGGCCGCTCGCTTTCGCGGTACTGAAACGTGAAATCGCGTATCTCTATCATGTCGAGTCTTTCTTCCGAATCGCAGGTTGGCGCAGTAAGTCAGCGAGGTCGGCCGTGGCGCCCGAGATCGTGGGGAGGGCGAGGGCGACGCGTACTTGCGTACGCGAGCCCTCGTCATCGCCGCGAGATCGGGCGCCACGGCCGACCGCAGCGTCGGCAGGTTCCGCGGGACGTAGGCCCGTGGAACCCTCCTAGCGCTTGAGAACCTTCTTCAGCGGCACGGCCAGAACTTGCACGAGGATGCAGTTGAAGGTGGCCGTACCGAAGACGATGGCCGCGTACGTCGCCAGCGCCACCATGACGTCGCCGCCCGTGGACACGACGTTGATGTAGATGGACAGCAGGGCGAAGGTGCCGCCGGACACCACCGTGGAGATGAACGTGTTCACGAGCGGGTTGAGGTCGAGCTTGCCGCCGATGCGCATCGGCACCTTGATGAGCAGGCCGCAGGCGAGCGCGCCGAGCACTTCGGAGGGGATGTTCAAGAGCGGCGTGGCGTTCAGCAGGGGAATCTGGCAGATGAGCCCCGCCAGCAAGCCGATGATCAGGGCCTGGCCCAGCTTCGGCCGCGTCAGGATGATGGCCAGGCAGTACATGGCGATGATGAAGTTCGGCTTCATGCCCATCGACGAGAGCAGCGAGCCCACCGTCAGCTTGAGCACCGCGCCGGCCGCCAGCAGCACGGCGATGAGGATGAGATCCTGCGTGGAGAGGCCCGCCTTCTTGGGCGCTGCCGCCACTTCGCGCTTGCGCGGCGCGGCCGCCTCGCCCGCCGCTGCCGTCTGCGTTGCAACCTCGCGCTTGATCTGCTGTTCCATGTTCCTCAATCCTTTCTTTGGCGGAGTTCCCGCCGGTCATTGCCCCTCCCGGGGCGTTTGGTTTGCCGGCACGAACTTCGCGGATGAGGATCGACCTCGCAGACAACTGCATGAATTCGGCGCCCCGCTCCCCCACAATGAAAAAGACCTGTCCTTCTCATCGAAGGACAGGTCTTGTAACCTGCGGTGCCACCTTCACCGTTGATTCTGCAATGCAGAACCCTCTCACGAACATGCCAACACATGTTCTGCCCTTAACGCAGGCTCACGGTCCAGATACTCGGTCGGTTTGGCCGCTTGCGCGCCGCGCCTCCCTTTCCCCTTTCCCTCGGCGATCCATTTACCATCCAGCTTACTGCGGGAATCCCAGCTACGCCCGCTCTCTGTGAGTGCTCATGATGGCTTGACTTTCGCCTCATAGGTTTCAAGGTATTAAGTTGTGGCGCAAACTATAGCACAATGATCCGGAAAGCTGTCAAGAAGTTTTTCGAATCCGTGCGAGAGCACCGAGGGCGGCGGCGAGCCCTGCGGCGGCTGTCGCCGCGGCGAGCGTACGTGCGGCGCCCAGTCCGTCGCCGGTGGGGGCGAGGGGCTTCGCGACGGTGGAGGGCAGCGGCTTCGGATCGAGGCCGTCGCCCGGCGCGGGATCGGGGGCCGGCGCGGGGCCGCTCGTCGCGACGAAGCGGGCGCTCAGCGCGACGTCGGCGGTCACCGGCTGCCGATAGCTGGCATCTTCGCTGATCAGCGACCCGTCCGTTCCGTACCAACCCGAGAACGCGTACCCCTCGTCGGGCGTGGCGATCCACGTCACCGTGTCGCCGAGGGCCACATGCTCGACCTGCGAGGACGCCGCAACGCGCGCCGCGGACACGGCACCGTAGCGCACGTCCACCGTGCCGCCCTCGGTCGCCTGCGCGCTCGCCACGTGGTCGTTCGGCGCGAGCGCCGCCTCGTCCGGCAGCCGGTACAGCGACGTCGTCGGCGTGCCGTCCGCGCTCGCGCTCGCTGCCAGCACGTAGTACGTTCCGCGATAGAAGCACGCGGTGGGCACGGCCGCCGAGCCGTCGCCGGGAGCCTTCGCATCGAGCGCACGCCAGGCGCCGGTGGCCGCATCGACCGCATAGGCGTCGCCCAGCCCGTCGGCCGACGCGCCCGCGAACACGATCTCGTCACCCGTGGCGGCCGAGGCCTGCCGCGCATACCCTTCCAACGCGTCGAGCTCGTCGGCACCGAATCGGGGCGCGTCGGCACCCGGCTCCAGCACGCCGAACGTCTCGCCGTCGAACGTCCCGAGCGTCATCGCATAGCCGTCTCCCTCGGGGACGAAGCCGACGAAGCGCAGTTCGTCGCCGACCGCCGCAAGCGGAGCCGTGCGCCCCGACGCCAGCGTGCCGAAGCTCCCCTGAGGATCAGCTTCCTCGAAGTCGATCGAGGCCCCTTCGCCCGTTGCAGGGTCGTACTGCATGATCGTACGATCCTCGCCTGAACCTATGCTGAAGTAGATGCAACCCTTGAGCGAGGCCAAGCTCGGCGATGGAAAATGCCTGCCGGCTGCACCGGGGGCCGATTGTATAAAATCGAGCACCTCGCCATCCCAGGTATCGGTGGCTATATCATACGTGACAACTCCCATGAACAGCGTATACGGGTTCTCGGGATCGTCCGTTTCCTCATCGTGGAACACCGTCATATACAGCTTCCCATCGGCATAGGCAGCCGCACTGTTCGCCCGGAAGTACGACAAGTCAAACCCTGCATCGCTCGGCGACGCGCACGCCGTCCACCCATCGGCGCTTTCCGGATCGTACGCGTACAGGTAGCGTCCCTTGGAATCTATGCAGAACAGCCGATCCGCTGCGGCTATCAGCATGCCCGAATCGAACCCGACCTCGCCGGGAATCTCCGGATCGGGCAGGTCGACCACCCGCTCGAAGGATAGCCGCCGATCGGTTTTCGGGAATGAGTACGCCGCCTTATGGGCGGCCGTGCCGTCCTCCACCTCCACGACATGCCGAGCGCCGTCGAGCAGCCCCGCGTCGCGAACGACCAGCTCGGAACCATCAGCGTCAACCGACCACGCGGCGGCGTCCACCGCCGCGCCGTCGATCGAGAGCTGCGTCGTGGCCGCCAGCCCGTACCCCTCCAGCACGAGCGCCGCGCCGCCCGAAGCATCTTCCCCCTCGTGTGCGCCCCACGTGTTCGGATGAACGGCGTCGTCCGCAGCCACCGCCAAATCGAGCGTGCCGTCCGACGCAGTCTGCTTGACCGGATCGCTCGCAAGGTTGCTCGCTTTCGTGCCGCCGACGATGCGCCCACGCAGGTCAAGCGCCGTTTCATCCGGGTAGAGCGACGCCAGCAGACCGACGGCTCCTGCCACCAGCGGGCACGCCATAGAGGTGCCCGACATGTAGTCATACGCCTGATCGCTGCTGGCATACCCCATGCCGAAATCGGTAACGGTTAACGAAACGGAGTTCTTGGTTGAAGCATCTGGAGAGAGCGACAGGTCGACGCCGACGCGCAGCGTGTCTTGATCCTTGATACTCTCGAAGGCTTCTTGATCTTGCAGATGGGCAGAAGCGAGCGACTGGTTGTCCTGACTCCCTCCCGAATAGGCGGCATTGGTAAGCGCATACCCGTCGTCGGTCAGCAGAAGGGGCAGAGCCCACACTGAATCATCGGCGATGCCATCGCCTACCGAAACGCCCGGCAGGGCGCTCACGCATACTTTTTCGGCCTGCTCCCAGGTCATGTTCTTGAAGGGGTTGTCGATGCGCCAGGTAATCGTGACGCTTTCCGAACTTGTCATATCGTTCACCATCAGCTTGAGCGCCTGCCTGCCATCAAGGCCGGCGCCCGTCGTTACCGCAAGCCTGTTCTGATCGGCCGCCGGCTTCCCCTCTTCCCCGTAGAGGAGTATGTCAGCACCGCTGTCCACCTGGGAAAAGTCCACCATATTGTGGTAGTAGAGCGAACGCGTGCCCGGCGTGCCGTCCGCGTTGTCCTGCAGTTTCGCCACGGCGGGCAGGTAGGTCTGCGCACCCTCGGCAACCGTCGACAGGATGGTCGAGCCAGGTGCGGTCACATCCACGATGGTCTCGTTGTAATTGGTATAGGTCGCGTACGTGCCCAGCGGCGACGATGCCGCGACCGAAAGAATGTAGGGACTGTCCGACAGGCCGTACGTGATGCGACCATCGGCGATCGAGCCCACGTCGGCGTCGTCGTTGCCGGCGGCGAACACGGTGAGCACCCCGGCGCGACCGGCCTGGTTCATCGCGTACTCCGTCACCGGCGAGATGACGCCGCCCCACGAGTTGCTGGCGGCCACGACGTTCTCGCCTGCCAGCTTCGCATGCAGCAGGAACTCGTACGAGGACAGGATGGCGCCGTCGTTGACGTTGCCGCCGGTCGAAGCCCCATTCGTCCTGAACGCCATGATCTTCGTGTTCGGCGAGACGCCCGCGACGCCCGTGTCGTTGTTGCCGGTCGCCGCGATGACGCCGGCGCAATGCGTGCCGTGCGATTCTTCGAGGCTGTCGCTTTCCGGAAGCGGCTCGTCATCGCCGTCGACGAAATCGAAGCCGTGCGTGCCCGCGCGTCCCGACACGCCGGGGAGGTCGCCGGGGTTCTCCCACATCGCCTCGCGCAGATCCTCGTTGTTGTAGTCGACGCCGCTATCGAGCACGGCGACGATGTTCTCCTCGCCCGCTATCGCCCTCGTGTACACGGAGGAAAAGTCGACGTCCGAATTGGCCGCAATCCCCGAATCGGAGGTGAGCTCGTTGTTGAGCGACCACTGCAGAGCGGACAGCGGATCGTTGGTGGCAGTTGGGGTCGACCCGTTCGCAGAAAGCACGCCCGTGCCCCCGACGATCGGCTGCTCGGAAACCTCCGCCTCGCCCGCCGGCGCAAACAGGGAGTCGGACGCCGGCCCCGTCCCGCGCTCGGCAGGCTCCACGGCCCCGACGCTCTCGTGCACGTAGTTCGGGGCCGCCGCCAGCACGCCGTCCATCGCCTGCAGCTCCTCGAGCAGCGCGGCGGTGTCGGCGCCGGGCTTCGTGACGCGCGCCACCACGGCCGCATCGTCCTGCGGGGCATCCTCGTCGAGCGCGAGCGCGTTCGCGCCCGACGCGCCGTCGGCCCCCGCGAAGTCCCACGATTCGCCCACCGAGAAGCCCGCCGCGGCAAGCGGATCGGCCGCATCGAGCGAGCGCGAGCGCGCGGACGCATCGTCGGAGCGGTACACCACGAGTGCCTCGCCCTCGAGATACGCCCCGGCACCCAGCAGCTCCTCGACGGAAGCCGCGACAGGCGCGTCGTCGCGCTCTTCGGCAACGGCGGCTGCGGGAGCGAGGGGCACGAGCCCCAGCGCGAGCGCGAGCGCGCACAGCGCGGCGGCAAAGCGGTCGAACAGCAGGCGAGCGGGGCGAATGTGCATGGGGCGCCTCTTTCAGGAACGCGGTCGAACGCGCACGGCAGCGCGCCGTGCATCTCGTCGCTTCAGTATACCGAGCGAACGCGGCGAGGTGCAGGGGGTTTCCGCGCGAACGGCGCCCTAGTTCGAAACGGGGTCCTCCGCCGACAGGTACGTGACGAGAAGGCGGCGCGTGTCGGCCGCCGAGGGTTCCACGTCGCTGCACACGTGCAGCATGGAGCGCGTCCGGGCCAGGCCGATGGCCGTGGACGACGCCACGAGCGCCTCTTCCTCGACGGGTCGGCCGGGGAGCATGCGGCGCTCGGGATGCTCGACGAGGTACGTGCGCAGCGCGGCGGCGATGGAGCGCTGCACGGCCAGCAGGTCGCGCTGGCCTTGGAAGAACAGTTGGGGCATGGAGCGCAGGGCCTCGCGGCGCAGGCTGACGATGCTCTCGTCCACGCCCGACGCGAGGCTCGTGCCCACCACCCCCACGAGCACGTCGAGGTAGCATGCCTCGTCGTGCTCCTCGAGGATTTCGGCCAGCCGCTCGTCGTCGGGGAACGAGTCCATGCGGCCCATGATGGCCGCCGCCTTCGACGAGAAGTAGTTGAAGAACGTCTTCTTGGAGATCTCGGCGCGGGCGCAGATATCCTCCACCGTCACGCCGTCGTATCCCCGCTCGATGACCAGCTCCAACGCCGATCGCTCCACCGCGAGCCGCGCCTTGAGCTTTTTGCGATACCGCAGACCTTCCGCCGAAGGTTGTTCCTGTTCCACGACGCGCGCCCTTTCGATGCCGATGATGTGCCGTTTCCGTGCAGGGTACCACAACTTTTCAGGCGAGGACTTTTCATCTACCGAATGAATATTTATACTGAGTGTAAATTACGTCAACCGCATGAAAACGGGCGTCTTTGAAGTCGGGTTTGCTGCAAGCTCCCCTTCAAAGGCGCTTTTGTTCGCGGCGCATACTCGGAAGGAACAGGTATATGGGTTTATCGCGTAAGCAGATCGTCATGCTGGCCGTTCTCGTGTTCGGCACGTTCGTGACGGTTCTGAACCAGACCGTCGTCGCCCCGGCGCTGCCGTCGGTCATGGCCGAGATGAGCGTCGACGCCTCGACGGCGCAGTGGCTCACCACAGGCTTCACCCTCGTGAACGCCATCATGATCCCCATCACGGCATTCTTGACGGACCGCTTCACCACGAAGCGGCTCTTCCTCGTGTCCATGGTCATCTTCACCGCAGGCAGCTTGCTGGCAGGCTGGGGTCCCAACTTCGCCTTGCTGCTGCTGGGCCGCCTCGTGCAGGCCGCCGGCGCCGGCATCCTCATGCCGCTCGTGATGACCGTGCTCATGTGGACGTTCCCCGTCGACAAGCGCGGCACGGCCATGGGCCTGTTCGGCATCGTCATCGCGTTCGGCCCGGCCATCGGCCCCACCGTCGCCGGCGTGATCATCGACCGCTACACCTGGCACGACATGTTCTACATCATCACCGTCCTGTCGGCCATCGTCGTGCTCATCGGCGCGTTCGTGCTGGAGAAGGGCGGCGAGACGAACAAGGACGTCAGCCTCGACGTGCCGTCCGTCGTCCTGTCGTCGTTCGGCTTCGGCGGCCTCCTGTACGGCCTGTCCACCATCGGCTCGTACGGCCTGCGCGTCGACGCCATCGCGGGCACGCTCGTGGGCGTCGTGGCGCTCGTGTTCTTCTTCCGCCGCCAGCTGAAGATGGAGCATCCCATGCTGCAGGTGCGCGTGCTGCAGAACCGCAAGTTCCTCATCGCCACCATCATCGGCATGCTCGTGCAGGGCGCCCTGCTTGCCGCCGGCATCCTCGTGCCCATCTACCTGCAGTCGCTCATGGGCTACTCGGCCACCGTGTCGGGCCTCGTGCTGCTGCCCGGCGCCATCATCATGGGCGCCATGGGCCCCATCGCCGGCCGCCTGTTCGACAAGCACGGCCCGCGCGTGCTGGCGCTCGTGGGCATGGGCGTGCTGACGCTCACCACGTTCTGCTTCGCGTTCCTCGGCACCGAGACGGGCATCATCACGCTGACCATCCTGTACACGGTGCGCCTGTTCTCGCTGTCGCTGGTGAACATGCCCATCACCACCTGGGGCATGAACGCGCTCGACAACGAGCTGGTGAACCACGGCACCTCGGTGAACAACACGTTCCGCCAGGTGGCAGGCTCGTTGGGCACCGCCATCATCGTGTCGGCGTCCACCATCGCCACGAACATGACTTCCGAGTCCATGGGGCAGCTCCAGGGCAGCATCTTCGGCATCGACGTGGCGTTCGCCCTGGCCGGCGTGCTGTGCCTCATCGGCTTCATCATGGTGGTGGCGCTCGTGAAGAACAAGCCGGGCGAGGCCGCCGAGAAGGACAAGGACAACGCGCGCCGCACGGTGCTCGAGTCCATCATGAAGCGCGACGTGTACACCCTGCCCGCGAACGCGACCGTGGCCGAGGCCATGAAGGTGCTCGTGGACAAGCACATCAGCGCTGCTCCCCTCGTGGACGCGCAGGGCAAGGCCGTGGGCTTCGTGTCCGACGGCGACATCATGCGCTACCTGTCGAAGCGCAGCACCATGATGATGGACCCCGTGGTCATGATCATGCAGACCGTGGATACCGACGGCGGCAACCAGGATTTCGCGCGCAAGCTCGACGAGCTCATGACGATGCCGGCAAAGAGCATCGGCGCAAAGGGCATCATCGGCGTGGACGTGCATGCCGACCTGCCCGAGGTGTGCCGCGTGCTGGGCGAGAACCACTTGAAGAAGGTGCCCGTGCTTGACGAAGGCCAGGTGGTGGGCGTGATCAACCGATCCGACATCACCCACTACTCCATGGAGCAGTACCTGGCCGAACGCGACGCCGAGGGCGTGTCGAAGCTCGAGCGCGCCGAGGAGGCCGCGGCGCTCCCCGACGACGAAGCGGTGGCATCGTCCATCTAGCGCCGTTCGCGCCCCTGTTCCGCTCCGAAAAGGCGGCAGCCCGATGGCTGCCGCCTTTTTTCGCAGTGCATCCGCCCGGTTTCGCAAAGGATGCCTGCAGCTCCCTCCCCCATGCTAGCATTCGAGGGTCACCGTACTCGAAGGAGGCCCTCTGTGAGAAAACGACTGTTCGCCCTGGTCGCAATCCTTACCCTTGTCTGCTCGCTCGCGCCGAGCGTCGCGTTTTCGGACGAAGGAGGCGATTCCGGCGCCCTCATCGCCGTCGAGATCGAGATCGGCGCGGACGGAACGCCCGTCGCCGCATGGGGAGAAGGTTGGCGCTACGACGCGGACGCAGGGAGACTTACGCTCGATGCCGGACGCACGTTCTCGCTTACCGGAGCCGCATACACCGGGTCAACCACCAATACAGGCACGATAGTCGGCGGCGAGTTCGGCGGCTACGTGTACAACTACGAGGGCGGCGTCGTTTCGGGTGGCGTATTCAACGGCGGCAACAACAGCGTGACCAACTACGGCACGATACGCGGCGGCGAGTTCAACGTAAACGTATACAACAGCGGGACCATCGAAGACGGCACGTTCAACGACGGCGCGGAAAACGACTCCGATGGAATCGTTTCGGGCGGCACGTTCGGCGGCGTGATGTTCTTCAATAACGGCATCATCGGCGACGGGGTGTTCAACAGCGACACGACCTACAATTTCGGCGAGATACGCAACGGAACGTTCGGCAAAGCGGTCGAGTCGAACGGCGGCACTATTTCGGGCGGCACGTTCGCGTCCACCGGCTCCGTTTCGAGCCAGTACGGCGGCATTATCGCGGGAGGCACGTTCGACGGCCCCGTCAGCAACTGCGACTCCGACTTCGACCCCGAATACAACCGTGCCACTATCACGGGCGGCACGTTCGCGGGCGCGGTAGCGAACCACGACACCATCGAAGACGGGACGTTCTTCGGCAACGTGACCAACGCGGGCACCATCGAAGGCGGCTTCTTCGCGCTTCCCCTCATTGAGCAGGGCGGAGCGACGAACGCGTGCGTCTATCCGGTGCGTGCAACCCTGACCGGGCTTTCGATAGCGGAAGCCGAAGACGCGGAGCTGGTCGCGACGTACGAGAAGGACAGCGACGAGAGCAATCGTCTCACGCTCGTCGCCGGCGAAGGGTACGCGCTGCCCGACGCGATCTCCGTGCGCTGCGGGACGGCGGGCGGGCCGGAGCTCGTCGCGGGCGTCGATTACGCCTACGATGCGGCATCAGGCGCGATCGCCATCAAGAAGGGCTCCGTCGTTGGGCCGCTGTTCGTCGTCGCGAACGGCGTTGTCGCAGGTGAGCCGCCGATCCCTCCCGAGCCGACGCCTTCGACGCCCGACCCCGCGCCCACGGATGCGGCGGCTCCCGCGGTCCCGTCGAGCGCCACCGCTCTTGCCGCAACGGGAGACGGCGCGCTGCCGCAGGCCGCGCTCGGCATCGCCCTGCTGTCCGGAGGCGCGCTTGCCCTGTGCGTCGCGAACCGCCGGAAGCGCTCGCGTCGTTAAGCGCTTCTTGTTTCCCGCTTCCTGCTCCCCGTTCTTTCCCCTTGCGATTGAATACTATCAGTGATAGTATTTGCAGCGACAGGAAGGAGCGTCCATGGCAAGCACGTCGATCGAGATCATGATCCTGGGAGCGCTCATCGAGCGGCCGATGAGCGCGTACGAGATGGACAAGACGCTGGAAGAGCGCAACGTCCGCCGCTGGATACGCATCAGCTCGCCGTCGGTGTACCGCAACGTCATCCGCCTGTGCGACGAAGGCTACGCCGACGGCACCGTCGTCAAGGAGGGCGAGATGCCCGAGAAGACGGTGTACACCATCACGGACAAAGGTCGCGAGCGGTTCGCCGAGCTTATGGGCGTGGCGGCGGCGCTGCCCGCGCGGGTGGACTTCGGCTTCCTGCCCGTCTTGGCGAACATCAGCCTCGTGGACGAGGAGACCGGCCGCGCCCTCATCGACGAGCTGATCGAGACGCACCAAAGCACGGCCGAGCGCGTGGATCGCCTGATTCCCGCATACGGGCGCCTCGAGGCGCAAGCGACCATGGAACTGTGCGCCGACACCTACCGCCTGGTCGCCAAGCACCTCGAGCAGTTCGAGAAGAATCTGTACGGCGATGCTTGACGCGCAAAACGCGAACGAATGTTTCACGTGAAACATTGCGTCGCCCGACGCCCTCCCCCGCGTTGCGCCCGCTTTCCCCTTGTTTCGCTCATCGGCCCCGAATCGGCCCCGCGTGCGTCCGTGGAGAGCCGTGTGGATCGATGAGGATCCTCGCGGTCGCACCGTGGAGAAGGAGGGGGTGCCAACGCACGAACGAACTGATGAACCGGGTTGCCCGGTTTCTTTTTCGGCATTAACTATCATTGATAGTAGTATTGTAGATAGGAGAAATCATGGACGTGGAAGATTTGAGGGAACAGGCGCTCGACGCGGGAACGCGCACTTCGGCCGCAGCCGCGCGCACCAGGGCGCTCGAGGACGCGGCGCGCGGCGCGGCTCGGCGCAACGGGCGGACGCAGATGGAGAGCAAGCCCTTCCCCACCGCCGCCGTGCTGGGAGGACTGGCGTTGAGCCTGTTCATGGCCGCGCTCGACGCTACCATCGTGAGCACCGCCATGCCGAAGATCGCCGCGGGCCTGGGCAGCTTCGACCACTACACCTGGCCGTTCACCTCGTATCTGCTCACCTGCACGCTGGCGACGCTGCTGTGCGGCGCGTGCGCGACGCGCTTCGGGCACAAGCGGGTGTTCGCCTGCGGCATCAGCGTGTTCGCCATCGCGTCGGTGTGCTGCGCGTTGTCGAACAGCCTCGACACGCTCACGGCGTGGCGCGCCGTACAGGGCGTGGGCGGCGGGCTCGTGGAGGCCGGCGTGTTCATCGCCATGGCCGAGCTGTTCGAACCGCGCGTGCGCGGGAAGTACATGGGCATCCTCTCGTCCATGTACGGCCTGGCCAGCATCGCGGGGCCGCTGGCCGGCGGGCTGATCGCCGACACGGTTGGCTGGCACTGGATATTCCTGGTCAACCTGCCATTGAGCATCGTGGCGCTCGTGCTGGTGGTGCGGTTCCTTCCCGGGAAGCAGGCCCATGCGGAGCGGTCGTTCGACCTGCCTGGCGCCGCATGCGCAGCCGCCGCCGTGGTGCCGCTCACGCTGGCGTTCAGCCTGACCGGCAACGCGTTCGCCTGGTTCTCCGTGCCGTTTTTCGGGCTTCTCGCGCTGGCGGGCGTCATGATCGCGGTGCTCGTGCTGGTCGAACGGCGTCGCGATCACGCCATCGTGCCGGTGCGGTTCTTCCGCCGCGCGCAGGTGAACGGAGCGGTGGCGATGGGGTTCTGCTCGCAGTTCTCCCTGCTCGTCGGCGTGATGTTCGTGCCGCGGTTCGTGCAGGAGGGGCTGGGGCTGTCGTCGACCGCCTCGGCGCTGGCCACCATCCCCATGACGCTGGCGCTCGTGGTGGGCAGCACGCTGGCGGGGCGGGTGTTCGGGGCGAACGGCCGCATGCGCATCATCAGCCGCATCGGGTTTCTCGCGCTGGGCGTCGGGGCGATGCTGCTGTGCCTGGTGAACCCCGAGACCGGCATGGTGCAGCTCGCGTGCTCGTCGGC is a genomic window containing:
- a CDS encoding S8 family serine peptidase; the encoded protein is MHIRPARLLFDRFAAALCALALALGLVPLAPAAAVAEERDDAPVAASVEELLGAGAYLEGEALVVYRSDDASARSRSLDAADPLAAAGFSVGESWDFAGADGASGANALALDEDAPQDDAAVVARVTKPGADTAALLEELQAMDGVLAAAPNYVHESVGAVEPAERGTGPASDSLFAPAGEAEVSEQPIVGGTGVLSANGSTPTATNDPLSALQWSLNNELTSDSGIAANSDVDFSSVYTRAIAGEENIVAVLDSGVDYNNEDLREAMWENPGDLPGVSGRAGTHGFDFVDGDDEPLPESDSLEESHGTHCAGVIAATGNNDTGVAGVSPNTKIMAFRTNGASTGGNVNDGAILSSYEFLLHAKLAGENVVAASNSWGGVISPVTEYAMNQAGRAGVLTVFAAGNDDADVGSIADGRITYGLSDSPYILSVAASSPLGTYATYTNYNETIVDVTAPGSTILSTVAEGAQTYLPAVAKLQDNADGTPGTRSLYYHNMVDFSQVDSGADILLYGEEGKPAADQNRLAVTTGAGLDGRQALKLMVNDMTSSESVTITWRIDNPFKNMTWEQAEKVCVSALPGVSVGDGIADDSVWALPLLLTDDGYALTNAAYSGGSQDNQSLASAHLQDQEAFESIKDQDTLRVGVDLSLSPDASTKNSVSLTVTDFGMGYASSDQAYDYMSGTSMACPLVAGAVGLLASLYPDETALDLRGRIVGGTKASNLASDPVKQTASDGTLDLAVAADDAVHPNTWGAHEGEDASGGAALVLEGYGLAATTQLSIDGAAVDAAAWSVDADGSELVVRDAGLLDGARHVVEVEDGTAAHKAAYSFPKTDRRLSFERVVDLPDPEIPGEVGFDSGMLIAAADRLFCIDSKGRYLYAYDPESADGWTACASPSDAGFDLSYFRANSAAAYADGKLYMTVFHDEETDDPENPYTLFMGVVTYDIATDTWDGEVLDFIQSAPGAAGRHFPSPSLASLKGCIYFSIGSGEDRTIMQYDPATGEGASIDFEEADPQGSFGTLASGRTAPLAAVGDELRFVGFVPEGDGYAMTLGTFDGETFGVLEPGADAPRFGADELDALEGYARQASAATGDEIVFAGASADGLGDAYAVDAATGAWRALDAKAPGDGSAAVPTACFYRGTYYVLAASASADGTPTTSLYRLPDEAALAPNDHVASAQATEGGTVDVRYGAVSAARVAASSQVEHVALGDTVTWIATPDEGYAFSGWYGTDGSLISEDASYRQPVTADVALSARFVATSGPAPAPDPAPGDGLDPKPLPSTVAKPLAPTGDGLGAARTLAAATAAAGLAAALGALARIRKTS
- a CDS encoding TetR/AcrR family transcriptional regulator; the encoded protein is MEQEQPSAEGLRYRKKLKARLAVERSALELVIERGYDGVTVEDICARAEISKKTFFNYFSSKAAAIMGRMDSFPDDERLAEILEEHDEACYLDVLVGVVGTSLASGVDESIVSLRREALRSMPQLFFQGQRDLLAVQRSIAAALRTYLVEHPERRMLPGRPVEEEALVASSTAIGLARTRSMLHVCSDVEPSAADTRRLLVTYLSAEDPVSN